The following proteins come from a genomic window of Halorussus halophilus:
- a CDS encoding site-2 protease family protein — MNDTLLWVAVGLALYWFGVLYLDSQGWLPSYVGLQGPILTIHTKRGRKFLDRLAAPKRFWRAWGNFGLGIALVVMLGSFLLLVVQAVAVLQNPPPATAATQPRNVLVIPGVNDFLPLSVAPEILFGLLVGLVVHEGGHGLMCRVEDIDIESMGVALLAILPVGAFVEPDEESRQKANRGSQSRMFAAGVTNNFAVTLVAFLLLFGPVVGSISVASGAAVSGVLPGSAAEQAGIEPGDRIVAVGGQNVTSNADLGRKLTQTDGKTVSVTLADGTESNIERSLLVTVVYQNSPFAPESSGSGDTGIAKGSTITAVNGTAVHSEDGFRNAVENRSVASLSYETEDGQTGTVTGPIGAMVTVQSAAGSETAGGAEAAGMPTDGPIVLTRIDGERIVNASDLSATLDQYGPSETISVEYYANGQLQTTDVTLRDGKVGVLVVPGTSGISFNSFGVQLYPAEQFLGLLGGEFAEGVGGPVVGFLSGLLGVLLLPFASISLGMSSNFAGFVALNSGFFTAAGGPLSFLGDWGLFLLANLLFWTGWVNLNLGFFNCIPAFPLDGGHMLRMGTEAIVSRLPTAQGRQLTTMVTTTIGLVMLASLLLMVFGPQLLAG, encoded by the coding sequence ATGAACGATACGCTCTTGTGGGTTGCTGTCGGTCTCGCGCTCTACTGGTTCGGAGTGCTGTACCTCGACTCGCAGGGGTGGCTGCCGTCGTACGTCGGCCTCCAAGGCCCGATTCTGACGATTCACACGAAGCGCGGCCGGAAGTTCCTCGACCGCCTCGCCGCTCCCAAACGGTTCTGGCGAGCGTGGGGGAACTTCGGCCTCGGTATCGCGCTCGTCGTGATGCTCGGGTCGTTCCTCCTGCTCGTCGTACAGGCGGTCGCCGTCCTCCAGAACCCGCCTCCGGCGACCGCGGCGACCCAACCGCGGAACGTCCTCGTCATTCCCGGCGTCAACGACTTCCTCCCACTCTCTGTCGCTCCCGAAATTCTGTTCGGCTTGCTCGTCGGACTGGTCGTCCACGAGGGCGGCCACGGTCTGATGTGCCGCGTCGAAGACATCGACATCGAGTCGATGGGCGTCGCACTGCTCGCTATCCTCCCGGTCGGTGCGTTCGTGGAACCGGACGAAGAAAGCCGGCAGAAGGCCAACCGCGGCAGTCAGAGCCGGATGTTCGCTGCTGGCGTCACGAACAACTTCGCGGTGACGCTCGTCGCGTTCCTGTTGCTCTTCGGGCCGGTCGTCGGGTCGATTTCGGTCGCATCAGGTGCGGCAGTCAGCGGCGTGCTTCCGGGGTCGGCGGCCGAACAGGCCGGTATCGAGCCGGGCGACCGCATCGTCGCCGTCGGCGGTCAAAACGTCACGAGCAACGCCGACCTCGGTCGGAAACTCACCCAGACGGACGGCAAGACGGTGTCGGTGACGCTCGCAGATGGAACCGAATCGAACATCGAACGCTCGCTTTTAGTGACGGTCGTCTACCAGAACTCCCCGTTCGCGCCGGAGTCGAGCGGGTCCGGTGACACCGGAATCGCTAAAGGCTCCACCATCACCGCAGTCAACGGCACCGCCGTCCACAGCGAGGACGGGTTCCGGAACGCGGTCGAAAACCGGTCGGTGGCGTCGCTGAGCTACGAAACCGAGGACGGACAGACCGGCACGGTCACCGGGCCAATCGGCGCGATGGTGACTGTCCAATCGGCAGCTGGCTCCGAGACGGCAGGCGGTGCGGAAGCCGCGGGGATGCCGACGGACGGACCAATCGTCCTCACGCGCATCGACGGGGAGCGAATCGTCAACGCGAGCGACCTGAGTGCTACCTTGGACCAGTACGGTCCCTCGGAGACCATCTCTGTCGAGTACTACGCGAACGGCCAGCTCCAGACCACGGACGTGACGCTCCGTGACGGGAAGGTGGGCGTTCTCGTCGTGCCGGGTACCAGCGGCATCTCGTTCAACAGCTTCGGCGTCCAGTTGTACCCCGCAGAGCAGTTCCTCGGTCTACTCGGCGGCGAGTTCGCAGAGGGCGTCGGCGGTCCGGTCGTCGGGTTCCTCTCGGGACTGCTCGGCGTGCTCTTGCTCCCGTTCGCGAGCATCTCGCTCGGCATGTCGTCGAACTTCGCAGGCTTCGTCGCGTTGAACAGCGGCTTCTTCACCGCCGCAGGTGGCCCCCTCTCGTTCCTCGGCGACTGGGGCCTGTTCCTACTGGCCAACCTGCTGTTCTGGACTGGGTGGGTGAACCTCAACCTCGGCTTTTTCAACTGCATCCCGGCGTTCCCGCTCGACGGCGGCCACATGCTCCGGATGGGAACGGAGGCTATCGTCTCTCGGTTACCGACCGCACAGGGCCGTCAGCTAACCACGATGGTCACGACGACTATCGGACTGGTGATGCTGGCCAGTCTGCTGTTGATGGTGTTCGGCCCGCAGTTGTTGGCGGGGTAG